A stretch of DNA from Telopea speciosissima isolate NSW1024214 ecotype Mountain lineage chromosome 5, Tspe_v1, whole genome shotgun sequence:
GCCGCCAGCTTTTGATAAGCCAACAGCTTGCACCAATCATAGGATTGGAGGAGAGTAAAGCAGTCCTTTtttaaaaaggagaagagacgatgacacatgttgggcaCCATCGTAGTGCTAGCCTTTCtccttttctaatttttttattataagaaAGATATGAATATTGATGAAAAGCttaagggaagaagaatgctACCTGATCGTGTGGCTATTGCGCCCAAACACAATTGCTTGCGAAATTACCGCCCCAGTctctgtgaaataaaaaatctcttccATGTTGATGCTCATGCATACACTTTCATTGGCACCCCGCGTTGGTGCAAGACTGCACCACGTGACTaagcaatgatctcttgcccaaaacgTATATATATGGAAAGCATACacttatcattaaaaaaaacagagaaggatCATTACAACGTCAAAAGTGCAATTTCCCACCAATGAAGGGAACTACGCATGAATTGTCTAGTGGGAAAGAGGtttaatgagaaaagagaatttGGGGTCCACAAGTGGGATGTGAGAGGGTGTGCATAGGAATCTACACACTCATGTCGTGCCAatctctttctttaaaaaagaTGGAAAATGGTTTATGTGGGGGAACGTGGtgcctatgcccagacacatgggggcgAAATTATAGCCCCGCTCCCCATGAAATGCGAAATGATGCCCTTGTAGATGCTTCCGCACGTGCTCCCATTGACCCCCGTGTGCATgcaagggccacactccccTACAAGAAACACTTCCCCTACAAAAAGtgatagggagaaagaacgctacctaggTGCATGCAGTGCACTGCCCCTACGCCTAGATATAGGGGCAcatgaaatgaccgccacaccctCATGGAAAGGCGAAAAATCTCGGGGGTGCGGCAATCATTTCATGTGTCCATGTGTCTGAGTGTAGGGGCAGCACACCGCACACACCCAAAtaacgttctctttcccaaaatgATAATACCATATATTGAAACTTGATCAAGGATAATCttgactttttcttttcaatagaAATCAAACTATATGATTAAAAATACCTATGGTTCCTCATGTTTACACTATCTATGGGAATGGTTCCTAACATTATAACATTAATGTTTGAGGTACCTTGAACACAACTAGTGTTGGTACATGTTAACTGATGGTAATGAAATAATCAAAATATCCCAAGTTTTAAAATCTATCCAAAAGAATTTTATCAGAAGGATATGGTTCAACATTTTGTCTTTACATTTTAATAACTTTTTTATTTGGATCACGAACGTTCATTTTTAACTTCAAATCATGGCAAACATCATGGTATAGTTTGATTTAATATATGAGCATCaaagcttttaaaaaaaaaaaaaaagaaaaaaaaaaagaagaaagaaggatagGGTTCAACTATAAACCTTTTTAACATTTGTaagtgtttgatttgatttggatcgTGACTATTCACATTAGCATATTTATGTCATTAGAAATACAATGGTACAATGTGATATGAGGTTATACCATTAGAAGCTTCTAAAGATGCTAATTATTGATGAACAAAATCGGTAGCCACTCTCACATGTTGGGTACTAGTTTCTCTAACCTGCCTCTTATGCGAATTATGGAAGTTATTTGTTCAAAAACAAGAAGTGGACTAGGTCAAACTAAATATTGATGGAAGTTCATTGGGGAACCTCGGCCACACGTAGGTGTGGCTGGAATTTTTAGAGATTCACCAAGAGTTCTATCATGCAGTTTTTTCAACAtgcttggaaaaaaaaaaactaatttcaTAGCTGATTTTATCGGCAATCTTTACTGGTCTTGCTTTTGCTAGACAAAGGATTTTCAGTGGATTGAATGCGGCTCCAATGAGTAGTTATCTATGATAACTGCTTAATGCCATGGAAGTTTCAACAACGGTGGTACCACTACAAGTCTTTCTTAGCATCAATATCATGGAAGATATCACATTGCTACATAGAAGTGAATCGAGTAGCCGATTACTTGGCTAAGAAAAGTGCTTCCTTGCAAGCTTAATATGTATGGTCTGTTAGTCTGAGATTTGTTTGCGAGAATGTAATTTGGAATTTTCAAGGGATAGCTAGATACAAATTTGAAGAATGATGTCTAGATTTTATCAAGTGTCTAGCTTTGATTTTTCTTGAGGGGTCTGCGAATGGCCATGCAGAAGGTGAAGcttgaaaaaaaattggtttaTTGTTTCTCTTGTTCTCTGTTGATGGTAATGCAAAAGGTGGAATAAGTGAACAACAGGagatttttgtactttcttacTCAGTCTAGGATGCCTAGACATTAACTCTTGcttttaatcttttaatttAAACTTTTTCTGACCTTTTAacggaaaaaaaagaagtgattttCTTATCAACACCCCTCgagatgtcaaataatttgtgaCCATACTTTTTTAGCTCTTCTGGTATGACACATTTTTTTCTTCGACGAggataataatgtcatttcacatggataCTAAAAAATATAcatgacaatgacacttttgataatgacatttATTTTCGAAAAACCTTTTATACCTCTATCTTAAAAAtcttttaagaataaaacaagggaaaattaaaagaagacgtcaagttctaaatacacctaaaGAGGTCATTCAAACACTCCCATATAATTCAATCATTACGTCGCTTCTTGTGAACGGCCACCAAATCAAAGGTTAAAAATATTGAGACATGATGTTAAATTGTATCATTTCAATTGGAAtctttttaatatataaaaacttgaggcattttgatcattttatcaTCAATAGTAAACATGTACTAACACTGTTTGTCCTTGGCACCATAAACATCAGTTTTAAAACTTTGAATACCATGAACCTGAGGATAGTGTTCGTGCATAGCAATTAGCAATGGCATCCAAAGGCATTTTAGTTTGACTCATGAGTTATGAGGAGGAATTGTCTAGTCAATTGACCTCTGTGTCACTGGATCCAATATGACTCAATTGATATAACCAATTTGAGCTCAATACTTAAATCTTTGTCAATCCATTATGTAAATGGATGAGCATCATTGAGTCTGTAAATATATAGGGTATCCTAAATCAAAATGGCAAATTTTGTGGTTCATCTCAACTAACCCTCTATCTTCTCCTATATTTTTCAATTATCAGATCAATGAAAGGTTGATACACATTATGATCATGGCTTACATACAAGGACAATATATGTAGGCGATCCATCAAATTTTTGAAGCCAAAATCAGTTTATGACCCACCATGTATTACAACTCATAGCTTCCCAAATTTCGACAAAAAGGGGCTTGTTGATTTGCTACATTATATAGTAATATAGTACTTTGTATCAAAATTAGTACATAAGATGCTCAAAATAGTCCTATGGTTGTGACCAGGTGGATTGTAGATTAAAACCCGAAGTTTCCATAATGATGACAACAAGAGGTCAACGATTGCGTGAATTGCTCAAACAATCCCAATCAGCCCCTCTCACGGTGGAAGAATGTAAAACTAAGACAATTACAGACTGTTTTGATCCTAGATCCAAATTGAGTTTTGATAGAACGACTTTACCAAACACACAACACAGGATCAAACAGACATTTTTATATAAGTAAGCATGCTGCAAGAAGTCCATCTGTGTAGCAAATGTAATGAGCCGTCACATTTATTTATGAAATATCAAACGGAGAAAAAAACTCACTGCCTCAAGCTTTCCACAATGTAGGATGCATAGAGATCCCTGCACCAGAAACATCCACTATGAGCAAATAAATGCCAAGAATAAGTTTAAAAACATCAGCTGTTAAAAGCTCCACACATATACTGAGCTTCAAGGTTATCAATAATGTCGAGGTGAGCCTAGTGAAGCCATATGCAAAATACATCTATGACATACATATAATATCTATCAAAATTGCGTACATGAAGCTACCTAGACATAATTTACCAGGGTACACTATCCTCAAGTAGAACAAGTATGAAGCACCATGAAAATAGGCAGTTACCCAACCCAAATCAATGCCTACTGGgtcaaccaaaagaaaaaggcaactaggggggggggggggacctttGAAACACCAGGATGACCTTACACGGAGAACACTGCTTCATAATGTTGTTGCTcttaattatttgaaaaaacaaatGGGAGTTCACACATTATATTAATGATATAGCTACATATTTAATGCAGTATTTTTTCAagcaaaataaagtaaaaaaacaAACTGTGCCAAATCTTTTATAACCCTAAAAATATTTGGAAAACTCACATGGAGTACTTGATTGCTTTAATGGCCTCTTCAGCAGGAAGGAAGTCATTCACTGCAACGGTTTTATTCTCGTTCTTCTTGTCTTCATTGTACATAACAAGTGAAGGTTATACAAAGCAATGAAGAAGtggaaaaaatataagaaacaaccattggatggtGCAGATCATCCAATTGGGCTGATAGCCCAGGAGACCTGGCTAATCATGACtaacaaacaagtaaagaacaaaaattggatgcATGGAGTGGATACAGTCCTCAAAGAAGCGGCAGATCTCTGCCAGTCGATGTGGAGGAAGCTCCTTGATATCCTGATAGTGACGAAACTCAGGGTCATCTGCACATACTGCTATTATCTTATCATCCTTTTCACCCTGCAAGGATACAATTGTATAGATTAGTAGTAATTCTTTCAACAAATATCTAATCAATGGTCCAAAACAGGAGAAAATACAGTCAGCAACATTTCCATGGGTCTGAAAATACATTAAGGCAAGAACAACTTCCCAGTGAATATCAAACACTAGGGGAACAACTCAGGGTGACGAGGACATTTTACCTGATCAATCATAGGCATCAGTCCAATAGCCCGGGCACGGAGGAAACAACCAGGAAGTACAGGCTCCTGTGCAGGGAGAAATCCACCAAGTGGATATAGAAGCATAtcttaaaaaccaaaaagaaaacaaactagggggggggggggaggtaggATTGACAAACATTATTGTCTGTCCTTGAGTATAAAGGGGGAAGGGAGGGGAACCAACTTAAAGTACCTGCATTAATACCAAGACATCCATAGGATCACTGTCTTCGCAGATGGTTCTTGGGATGAACCCGTAGTTGTGCGGGTACACAACAGATGAGTAAAGAACACGATCAATCTAATTTCAATACCGCCATTCATTAGTTATCTTTGCATATTGATGTCAAACATGATCCTAAATCTTAGTACAGAATGTCAAACTCCAGCAAGGAAAACAGTAGCATGGACAGATAGTAAAAGAAAGGTGAAACTTAGTTCTAGTTTTAAAGACCGGATTGCAACTAATGATTATTAAGGTAATACATGCGGTGTTCGTGCCAGGTAATTTACCtataatgaaaaaaattatcaaatgtAAGGGGTAAGCCCCAGAACTAATATTTTGGTTCGTAACTATGGGGGAAATGGGAAGATTGCTGAAATGAAACTTTGGCAGGGAATTGTTtcccaagctcaagaagcatcttgaatttgtttcttctttgaagTTCTTAAAACTAGTTCACTATATATCTGACAAAAGCATTGAAAAATGGTCAACCACTAATTTTGAGCGACATTGCAGATTGTGACTTCCaacatagtactatatctcgcgatatatcggtatctcgggcctaccgagatatccgaaatatccgagatatcgcgaaatatgaccgaaatattgcattttttctgcaatatttcggggtccatctcggggtatttggccatatctaggcctcgAAAcgtcatggacagccttatttaagcttaataaacacatttaaaccataaaattgtaaaaatatgaattcaaattggtgttttggtcttgcacccttgattgacatacggtcgccgaccctaacgtataaatagttaaatacacatagattaggcagttaatatttaataatagtatttaacttcatcacatatcaagttaaagccaatacacattgatgagtgccatgattctcataaactccataatattcaataactcgcttaaagccttaaaggcaatacactaagtgtcaaagttagtaagtcacaagactcgcaactcgcaagtcacaactcacaagttcatagatcaatgaaatcacaacttaagttacaaattacaagtgctaaactgctaatagtagttcttgtgcctcctggatcaatcccactcatgccttctttgagtcgacgtccattgctctctgtttgaaggacatatgtggaccacggtatagaatcggagaagaaacgagtgtagtcatccacaagtgtcacgtaaatggaatcatcaacatctgtaggtaacctatcctaggatataaactagggttaccaatcgatcgatccgtgaagaagatgatccatgtgatatgatgttggcgccggccaagaggcgatggcattggtgCATGTATGGCtagtgaggttggtagctaggtccgctagggtatgcaaagatgttatctacaaaagatgatccaagatatGTCCCGGGACTGGGActgtagtcatagtcccctaccccactaaactgcccataggatgatgatccatatccatatccaccgtaaggttgtgatgcaccataatccgatgccaatggagtggtatgtgcgaaaattaaaataattatttaagcgtagaaaaataaatccgacaccgtgaagccgtagatcagccattggtgtctaacatatatttaattcattatcatctaagtcatattacacctaattatttcctattttaattgtaggaaaatgaatttttaaaaccaaaaaaaaaaaaaaaaaaatacaaatggaaaaaaaatttcgacaccgtgaggctgtagatcggcctccggtgtctaacatatattaatatcatcaccatccaacaaaatttgtacatagtcttttcaaaaaaatagttttagaggaatagaatttaccttaaatagtggaagaaggcttggatgatgagcttagatgaccctccgatgagtttatcggcgaaaatccgacaacaatgtgcttgaacaatggctagagtgttggatgagagcttggaagagtggaagaataggcaaaagactgaaattccttagcaaatgcagctctcggtcgaaatatggaccgaaatctgcaaaatattgtattaaagccccccttcatgtgacactttaagccaaaataccatatttcgtcgatatctcgtgagatatcgagatatcgtcgatatctcacgatatctcacgagatatcgacgaaatatggtattttttcatttcgacctgatttcgcatctcggtaagctcgagatatacgaaattaagcgatatttcggcgaaatatcgcgagattttgaaccatgcttccaaccattggataggtAAGGTCCCCCCCCCTTGATTTACCCATGTGTCAAATTTGGTGTCCAACATGACCATCCGACCTTGTATTAGACCATCCCCATGTATTTCAACAGTCAACCTGTTTAGCACCACGTGGTGTTGAGAGACCACGGTCAAGGTTTTGTTTTCGGATAACTACATTGTATCATTTTACTTTATCATGTTTATGTGTTTTTACCATACACAATGAAGCCACAACAGACTTAATTGGgattattttatttcagtttttaaCTGGGCAAGTCTCTTTAACCTTTTTCTAAGTATTGGACTGAAAATTTCCGCGTCTCCCACAATCTTCCAAAATTAGCTACATGTACTGGTTGATAATTTTCGTGTACAAAATGTCTGATCTATGAGTTGTAAAGATTTCCCCCACATCCAAGGGCCTAAAAGAGTCTGCTATACACATTTTTGAGAACTACTGTAACGGACATGATGCTTTGAATTAAACAATCAGAATGTTTCTCAAGTGTGGAATTTGTTTGGGTACACTCACAGATTCCTCTTCCTCGCATGGGTGTAGATAGTAGAAGCAACAAGGTCTAAAGAGAGTTACTAATGTTTATAAAACAATGATTATGGATTTCTGTTTGACATACTATATTAGTATATTTTGACTtcaacaatttaaaaaaaataataattaagggaaaaaatGTGTCTGTTATGATTATACACAACCTCATGTATGATGTATGCATGCCATCATGTCAGGAGTCCGAAATTAGGGGTCTACAAGGGCCAATGCTGGTATTATTAGTTAATTTTGGAACAAGCCCAGCCTGCATTTATCAAAAGATAAACACAGCCTGTGGTAGAGCCCAATCTAATTAAATTTGAGCTGTGAACTACCTCAAGGGCTGACACATGGACATCTATCTGAAACCCATACTGACATACTGAATTTTGTATCTCTTGTATCTCCAATAAAGAACTCAAGATATGACAAACTACATCTGAAACACTACCCTCCATATCATCCCCTTATTCAACATGTTTTAGGGTAGTAACTAAAATGAAGAGGAGTGTTGACAATTGCAAGTTGAGTCTTGCCTATTCTCATAAGTTCATATGTTCCTCTTTCAatctttttaattatttgaattGCAATAGCATTACATAATCCTATTTAGGTTGCTTGGCCCTAAAAATTTTATAACTTAATGGCTAAGATATACGACTATAAAATTTTGTTCTCTTCTATGTATTGAATTTTACCAGAATATAGCAACATCTTCTCCTCACCTTCTTCCAAATTTCAATGAGAACATCTTACACTAGAATTGATCTTAGGTTTTTAGACAACAGACAATTTGCGTGGTCAACTcatgttttattctttttacTAATAAGTTAGACCTCCATCTGTAATCAACAAACATATTTAAAATTGAAAAGTATAAATGGGCAATTTATGGGAACACTAAAGCAAggacaaaaaaataattgagTAAAAAAGTCATACTTTTATAAGGCCACTTATCTTGTCAAGCTCATACTTGACCTTGCTACCCTTGCCAATCTCAACTACCTGTTGCAGAACCTCATAAGATATGTCAACAAAAGCCAAAATTCATGGTATATAAATTTCTACCCAAGAGCAAGACaatctctcctcccccccccccccccccccccagttttCCTTTTCTCATGGTCAAGACGTGCCATATGAACTGAAGCCCACCATCCCCAGTTCTCACTATCTCTTCATAATGATGTGAATCTTACAAACTGGAGCCATCAACCTCAGTTGACTCTTCTGAGTGCATCATGCACATCCTATCAACTACATCAATTCACAATGGGTTGGATGGGAATTCATTTCCCAAGTGCACCAATAAGAGGGCTCAGcacaagtaaaataaaaaacaacttACACAATTGAAAATAGCAGCTGCGCCAGGTCCTGCATACAGCTAATGCAAATATAAGTACCCGACAAATTGGAAACTTGaagtaaaaaagaagagaaagttcACAAGAACACTACAAATCTGCGTTCTTGCATGCGTGCTCCTCCGGAAGCACACACTATAATAAGAGGTAGAGATCTATTAGTAGCATACTCGATCAAATGAGTAATTTTCTCACCTACTACAGAataggaaaggagaaaaagCTGGGAAAGATTACAGAATATTAGAGATATTTGAACAGAGAAAACCGAGACTGAGTTGAAGAATTAAGATATTAAATTTAATGGAGATGAGCTAGATCATATGGCTGGACTGAGGTGCATAGCACAACGCAAGGAGAATCCCAGTTGCACCTCATGAGCCATGATGATCCTGCATGTGTTATGCAAATACCCACATAAATTGACCACAGAAACTTTTTTGAGAAAGACTGAATACAGTCGACATAGCAATATATAATGATAAATTACAGaaacacaaaaaccaaaatCCTGGGCTTGTATAGTCCATACCAATCTCTAGGTCATGCCACGGATGAGCAGCAACAGATCTTCGGGACATGGAAGAAAGTATCCTCTCATTAAGCACAACAGAAGGCAAATTTGTATTCTTTTCGCTCCCTTCTCCATCATTGTTAGCCATATTTACCTTTGAAATAGCCAAACAgtcattaaataaataaacccaaTCCATAAACCTTCAAGCCTAACACCATGGAAAATAAATTGCAATTCAAAAACATATTTAATCAGGGGGAATAGAGAGAAATTCAAAGATGAAAGCAAACAACAATTCCAACCCCCACccctcttcccctccccccccgccccccaaaaaaaaaaaaacaaaaaaaaattcacacacacacacacacacacacacatacatatacacaaataattaaataaagaaatcaTATACACCAATTCTATCAACACAACCCCAGGCacccaataataataataataataacaacataTTTATTAGTAAGACAGTAATCCATTTAGGCGAAAATTTTCTCCAAcggggaaagagaaaaaggaaaaaaaaaaaaaaaacaaaaagcagaTAATTAGGAAGAGTTTTCCTGCAAAAATTACGAAAAGAGAAGGTcaagaaacaattaaaaaaaaaacccagcgGACTACTGCAAGTAAAGCGTGAGCCAGATAGTTatatttcaacaaaaaaaaagaacaaagaaaaaacataacCAGAGGGGGCGGATAGAATTGGGAACAATATATCTCTATCGAATGTAGATGATATGTCTCAGAAAGATAAAGACACAAGATGAATAGTCGAGGGAAAATGTTTCAGAAAAACTTTCTCTCTCCGCAATGTAATTTTCAAAAGTTCAGGAAAATAAGGGAATCGATTGATTAATATTCTATCTGTTAAAACTACTATACTTTTCGATCCCTGCAGCTTCTGTAAGCAGATGCCCTCTTCTGcacttcttctttctctattctTAGAATCAAATAACTatttcacttttcaaaaaaaaatacaagaatgcAAGTGATGCTAGAAATAAGAGTGAAGTGTGAGCTACTGAGCTTTCTTCTccccagaaaaagaaaagaagcggAGTGAACTTACAGAGTACAGACAGCCTCAGCGATTCACGGGTAGCCGATGGTGTATGCCGAGATGAACTCTGGTGCTGTTCTTCGTTATTTAGGGGCGCCACGAGGAGTTTTTCTTGGGCCCCACCAGGCCACCCACTCCCTAGTGCACCGTTCATCTGGTGGTCTTAGCTCTTAGGTGGAAATAACCGAGTTCGtttcctctgcacgtaccaacagttGAAGGTACATGTGACAACCAATCACTTGTCTTAATTTTGTCATTTAAAAAAGGAGGaagggtttttatggaaacaagaTTAAAATATAATTGGCTGAGAGATGTGcattcacctgttggtacgtgcagatgatccattctcgaaATAACCTACCTCGATTGAAAATCGGAATGATCCATGTGAGGCCCACATGCGCGCTAGAGTAatttttttgtgggtaaaaGCGCACGCTAAAGTCGCTACAACTATTATACGTTTATAACGGAGAAGCAAAAATGTCATTTTGAAGAAAGACAAGGTTAGTATTGGCTGTCCGGGTTAAAAGGTTTACCGTAGTATATATGGGCAAAAAGTAACAATTTATCGACCGGTCTAAATTTTCCGCCTTGTTATTTTGTAGTTTTTCCTTCTGGTATTCAAACCCATCCTTGTGGATGGATATCTGCAAGTTTATTCTTCAGAAGAATCccaattgaaaattgaaaattgaaaattgaaaattgaaaattgaaaaacaaaagagagataAACTAACAGATCGCTGCTTCGATCAACTTTACTGAAACTCTGACCCTAACTTTATTTGGTGTTGAACAGGTATTTTCTCACTTCTTCATTAGTATCATTTACATGCTTCCTTGCAGATCTATTCTCACTGATGAAACTCTAATTAGTTCACGTAAATATTTTCGAAGCAGACTCAGTTCCTGATCTATTGAGTCTTTCCTCTGTACTTcaaaagtttcttttattttagaaagCCAAAGTTTACTGGGAACCGAATATATTCGTtgaaaatttagggtttatttgCTTTCGGGATATACAGGGTGTAGATATGGCTTTTAACTTCTGTTTTTGTATGGAACAGGAACTGTTGGGGTTAGCTAGTTGAGTTCGAGTACAATTTCCTGCATTTGCTGGGAGTTTTTTCTAGGGTTTAATTGAGTTTTAGCGTTTACTCCTCCCGAGATCTGCCACTCAAGATTTGGTATTGTTTGACGAGGAGCAGGTACAAATTCTTTGACTTCTTTCATGTTACTTCGATATTGTTGGATAAATCTGCTCTTTGAACTTAAGTTCAATGGTCGTGGTTCATATTGTTATTATTTTCGGTGGAAtcagttttattttcattcaagtCGAATCTGTTTTGCTGAACCATGTAAGTCgaatttatattctttttctgCTTGAATTTGCCAGTCTTCTTCTATTATATCGTTCATGGAGGGAATTGGGGGCGATGCTGCCTCAGCGGTGGCACCACTGGCCAAATGGAGAAGTGACTTCTCGAGGGCTTTTCAGTACTATTTGGATAGGTCTACTCCTCATCCAGTCCAAAGGTGGCTGGGAACTCTTGGTGTCGCTGCCATTTATGTTTTGCGTGTTTATTACGTTCAAGGGTTTTACATTGTGTCCTATGGTCTGGGGATATATGTTTTGAATCTCTTGATCGGGTT
This window harbors:
- the LOC122661304 gene encoding soluble inorganic pyrophosphatase-like isoform X2 codes for the protein MANNDGEGSEKNTNLPSVVLNERILSSMSRRSVAAHPWHDLEIGPGAAAIFNCVVEIGKGSKVKYELDKISGLIKIDRVLYSSVVYPHNYGFIPRTICEDSDPMDVLVLMQEPVLPGCFLRARAIGLMPMIDQGEKDDKIIAVCADDPEFRHYQDIKELPPHRLAEICRFFEDYKKNENKTVAVNDFLPAEEAIKAIKYSMDLYASYIVESLRQ
- the LOC122661304 gene encoding soluble inorganic pyrophosphatase-like isoform X1, with product MANNDGEGSEKNTNLPSVVLNERILSSMSRRSVAAHPWHDLEIVCASGGARMQERRFVLYAGPGAAAIFNCVVEIGKGSKVKYELDKISGLIKIDRVLYSSVVYPHNYGFIPRTICEDSDPMDVLVLMQEPVLPGCFLRARAIGLMPMIDQGEKDDKIIAVCADDPEFRHYQDIKELPPHRLAEICRFFEDYKKNENKTVAVNDFLPAEEAIKAIKYSMDLYASYIVESLRQ